TACCGCCGCCGTTCAGGATATTGTTACCCTCATTTTCTCCATCCTCATCTGCCCACCTCTCCGCCGGTGTGCACTCCACCTTATGCCGGAGTTTCCAATCCAGCGCCTGACAAGCCCGCGAGCAATAATTCACCGCTCCACACACTGAACACCGACGAAATTCATGCCTCCTTGTCTCCGGCCTCCCGCATCCCGAATGAGAACATAATCGGAGCCCCGGACCCGGAATACCCCCGTTTCGACCCGAAAACCACTCTGATAAGAATCGGTTCGCGGGGTGAGCTTCCGGAGCAGGCACATTACAGCCGAAATCACTCAACAAAGGGCACCCGCCTCCCGCCGCGTGACGGTGGGTGTTACACGTCAGCCACGACCTGGGCACAACTGCCGATGGATTAGCGGCTAATACAATTGCCAGCTCACGCGCGTTGGCTTGGACTAAGAATCGGCGACCCTCGGCTATATTTTGCTTGACGCCGTAGCCGTCTTGCAGGCAGTGGCCGAGCTCACGAAGCGCATCGACGTGGCCGAGAAACGCGGCGCGTGCGCATAAGGCGACTCCGGCGCGGAGATCCTTGTCACTCTTAGTGCCGCCGCTGCCGTTGAACTGAATAACGGCGAGGGAGTAGAGCGCCGAAGCGTGTGAGCTAATCGCGGCCTTCGCCATTAAGGATGCCCCGCTTCCTCGGTTTTGCAAACAGTAGAATCGAATCTGTCCagtaaataatagaaaatctCAGTGATTAATTCTCAAGTTGTGTATTAAGCTTTGCATGTATGCCTACAATGCACACATGCATCGATTCTCATCTTTTGCTACCACAAGGAGCAACGATCAATATAACGGACGACATgagaaaatttctaaaattactaaCCATGCCGAGAGTGTAGCAGGCTTCCACATTTCCGGAATCGGCGCAGAGTTTCAGGAATCGGTGAGAGGACTCGGACCAGTTTTGGGCTTTGACCGCCAACATTTTCTGAGAGGCTCTTGATAAAACAAGAGAATGGAGGCCTAATCCGTTTAATCTTTTGCACCTGTTCACCCAGAATAAGCGAACAAACATTAGATTCAGATATGTATAAacctgaaaaatgaaaatttgaatcaatttttccaaaagattactctttttttttttttctgcattaAAAGACAAAACAGATTAAAAAGTATCATCTTTCAGGGCATAAACCGATGGAACTAATAAATTAGCGAAAATAGTTGTCAATACAGTTCCCCTTAATGCGACAGTTTATGGGCTcagttttcttaaaaaagcAGATTACCTTAATTTGAGTAAGAAAGAACTgtcaaaaatgaaataaacaagGGATTTACAAGATGTACAAACTTTTTCTCTCAGGAAAGAACATTTTATGGAAATTTCGTGAAATAAAATCTATTTCACAAAAAGAAGACGAGGGGAATTCCATACGTGATGAGGACATTGATGAAATCGGCAGGGCAGGCAGCGGTGGAGCTGAGCTTGCAGAGAATAGAGAGGAGAAGATCATCAGGCAAAGCGTCAAAGAAATCACATTCTCCGGCAACCACCGGGGAGGTTTTCAGCCTTTTCCGGCAGGCGAGGTTGTCTCCGGCGAGTTCCACTTTCCTTCTCTTCACCATTCCGATGTTGTCGTCCACACACCTATTCATCAGTTTAGGATAACACAGGCCTCTCCTGGTTCTCATATTACGTACTCTACAGTTGTTTGTGtgattgttcttttttctctgCGCCCGTTTAACAGATAAATGAGAAAGGGGGggccttatatatatatatatatatatatacacacacacacacacataggggggagagagagagagtgaggagAAGGCAACAGCAACAGCGACATGaagtgtaaaataaaaaaaaaaaaaaaagcaaaagttGGGGGGGTTAAGTGAAATTAGAAGAAGGGGTTACAGATCTGTGTGTATTTATTAGTTACCTAAATAAAGAAGGTGGTGAAACGGCGTTGACCAGATCCTCCACCTCCGCCTTTCTGTGTACTACTTGTCTCTCATCCCAATCAACAACCTTTCTGCTCGAAAGCTCaggaaaatacaataataatagtttgagAAGATGAAATAATAGTAAGGCGGTGAGTAGAGTAGAGTAGAGTAGGTCTTCCAAACTCTTCTTCTCATCCCATGCAATTCTATTACAGACACACACTTTAATGTGTTTAAATGCATATGCAGCAGAATTGCAACCAAACAACCTTTTATTCCATAAACCAAAGGTTTGTTTGAGAATCAGTTGTAAAAAACCAACTTCAGTTAATCAAGAATTGGGGTAGTTAGTTGATGTGAGGAGGACGCGTTGTGGTTGAGAGTGGGGAAATTGTGTTGAGTAAGTAACAAATTCAGGTAGCAAATTCTGGGCTTCTCTGAAAGGTCAAACCACTGATTCAGCACTAACACAGGTTCAGTtactcaatgtttgtttttacttgccattttttccacttttttcGGATTCCTTTTCTGCCCTTCTCCATTGCTTCCACCACACCCCATCCACTCTAATACTAATACTAATACAACCATTTTTACATTCTTATcccaaatccaattttattctttataacTATATAATCTTACTTACTTtgtaattcattattttttttcaattgtacgaaaaatatattgcacttgtcatataaatcttgattataatttcataataaactTAAACCCCCACCATCACCTTCACAGTCACACACCtccctctttttttattttttgtaaactaaatgtatataacaaatattatcttttttaatttgtgaatgaaaatatgtatccattttgtataataaaaatagttataaaggAGAATAATGAATGAGCAGCAGTTTGTGGTTGAGGGGATTGAATGTGAATTTGATGAAGATGGATCATCAGAAACGATTCATTCATTCTTCAATAATTTGGTTTTGGTAGTGACatcacacactcacacacatgCAATTAGTGGGAAAATGTTTAGTAAATTGGAATTGAGGATAGAGCAATAATTAAGacaatcttttattttgaatatgaaTAAATACAATACTTTCAATTATTTGCGATTTCTGTAGAGACTGTTGATCAAGTTTTCGTATTAAACGcaaatgtatgaatttattgtgGAATTACATATTCTCTTCATCCCATATAAATGGACACTCACATTCTGAATCACCACAATTACATACACATTatttaaagtttatatatataaaaacaaaaatcaatttttgtaagtCAGACTACTAActcatcacataatcatactttatacaataaatttttagaaaaattttgtatcatGATTACAGAGAATTAAATCTAGctatatgtttttaaaatatcaacaaGTTCCAATATAATAATCTCTTTAAGTTAATATCAACTCTTATATATGTAGCATTAGAAAcatataactttcaaaatattctaaattttacctttaaaaGCTATGAgaatttatagtttatatagaaaaataattacacattaaatacttttataaaatactacTCAACAACAGAAGACAATCTTTTcttgtaaaaagaaatataaagataaagaTATTATTGTGTGAAAGTTGTTTGGTCGAttgtcaattatatatatatataccaaaatttttttccttataatataaagattcagaagttttaatttagaatataattattaaaagcatCCACGAAAAGTTCCACTTGATTTTTGGTAAGCTGAATATAAGTTTGTGGTTGTGGTTGTGGTCGCCCATTAATCTATCCACCTTCCTCACATTTAATACCacaatatattcatataaaccattcccaaaaaatatactttttctattttatttttttaaagtcaAACCCACAAGAAAAGAGCTTTTGCTTTCatgttattttgttttttggggggttataaataattaaaaatttgaatacacaattaattatcttaaGCCGTGTTTGTGGTGGGCATGAAaacataacaataataaacggcgtgaagaaaaataatcgcGGTGGCGTGAGATAGCTGAAAACGCCGGCTTGATGTCACGTCGCCGTTAAATTAACAATTCCGGTCACATCAAGGAGAGACGTGCTTCACTCTATAACATTATTTGCATGCCACTCACATTTACTTTGCCCGCCCCGGATTTTTTTTAAGCTCATCTACAAATACGCAgctttcattcaattttccaAACTGGTTGCGtgaatgattttaatttaaaccccggttatatatttattaaacatagaTTTGACTCAATCAACCACCACATATTATGTTCTTTTgtttacttaaaatatattaattgaatatatatatatatatataatatttgaaatttatagaataatttttctccatgtctaaaaatatgatatatatatataatcattattGATTTGCATAAAAATAGGTTAACCCAAATAGGTCCAAACAatccaaaaagaataaagaaatgaGAGGTGCGTAACATCCTAGGAGACCTACATCATGAGGAATGTATGCTGAAAAATTACTAGGCTCAACCCAAGAGGGAACACAGTTCGATCCAAGAAGGAGGCTTCGTACAAGGCCTACTGAACCTCAACCCCACCTTCTAAACCCAGCCTATAAAAAGCGAAGTGCGCCAAAATGCTGCAATCCTTTACCTCGAAAGGACTCCTTGAAGAAGTAGAAGTCCTCATTTGAAAGAAGTGCAGGTCAAGTTAAGGAGGAGATAAGACTGTGCCTTATCTCCAGATTTTTGCCTTCTTTTTCGGAAATGCAACGCATAAACAGAGTCACTACGAAAAGGGACCCTTCCTTATAAATACAGGCAGCATCCTCCCAACAGACAAACTTTCAAGCAGTTGGAAACTGCCTTGCTATTTCACATCAACTCTCTCAACTCGTGCTTTTGCCATATTTTATTCACGAaatccttatttttatttttatttctcatttcaGTACCCCTCAACAGGGGCAATTTCAGTCCTCCAAAAAGCATACTTTCAGTCCTCCAGCGGGCATATCTTCTGCCCAACAATAAGGACACTTTCAGCCTGATGAGAGCGACACCTTCAATCCCTCTACGGGAACTCCCtccataatttgaaaaatcactCTCTATTCTTGCTTTAGCATTTAAATTGTACACTTAGCACAATTTCTAtcacgaaattgcttactcaATCACGATTTCTCCATACATTTCATTTCTTacgattatttttcttctaaattgaATACTAACTTGACCGTCGAAGTGTTAATACTTTTTTTGCAGGTCCCCTTTCAGGATTTGTATTCGTTTCGACCTAAGATTTGAGTATAGTGCATATTAATTGGACCTGTGCACTTTTTGAACACAAcagttatttataaaagtattgtTCAGTATATACTTCGATATTGAGTTTTATATAAgtttacatattatatataataagactATCACTAAAATATGGCATatctttatataattccaaacttataaaaatattataaaatttataaattttcgtgCAGGGCATGGGTTCATGCTAGATTcattatacattttttcaatgataggaagatatattaattaatttccaaaTTATGATTGAGGgaaatgattaaatattatataactatGTATATACAATGTAGGTATATATAGTTCTTGCGGGGGTCGACCTAATTaccttataattatataggtCTTTTTGTtccctttaatttaatttgtatgcTTAGATTAAACTTTATTAATGATTATGAGTTCCAAACAAAGCAATCTCAAACGTAAGTataggaaataaataaataaaaagtgatcaagttgaaattaattaataaaattgctaaaaCTAACAACTGCAAAATCCATGAATAAAGCTTGGTCTAATTAATACAATCTAAGTGTCCTAATTCtcctaacatatatatatatatgtatataataatgagaggtaattttggttttggtGTGAATGAATGTAAGCTAGTCTCACATGCACCGGCATTGTCCCAACTAGACGAAAAACCGTTGAGAAACGTTTATCATCATCTGATTGTGCCGTTTCTTATTTGGTTAAATATGTTTTCGTGGCATTCATATTACTCACTATAAACAACATATGAAATTTAACAATGGTagagttaaatatttttagaaatttaggTATTGGTCTCATTTACACTAGATGAAATATAAACATGGATAAGTTGGGAAATGACATGGGTCTCAAGGACCACTCATGTCGTACCACCTGGGACCCATGTGTCCAAACCATGTTCAACTTCTTCTACAATgcatgaataataataattcagtCGTAGCTAGGCCTATCAACTTATCATAtcactattaattaaaacactTGTACATTTctgtatttaatatattttatgtttataaatctatatatatacatattattatcatcgattcataaattaattattttaatgaatgaggccaataaaattcaaattaagaattgaagaaaactaatagaaaaaaaatgcacttCAAATATGTACATGCCAATCTCAAGCTCTGAATTCTCTTATTCTAATTATTGACAAGTCCTTGTACAATGATTTGAAGGTACGTATATatacttgtatatattatactgATCAGGacatgtaatttatatatatatatatataggaggTAGGTGTAAAAATCTCTACAaccatgcatatatatatataattggctAGAGATGCTTGATCCAACTCCAATATCTCTTTCATCcacaaaaaccaaaatataaatctctctttcaaaaatatttgtgatttCGTAGTCAATTAGGAAACGTTTCAGATTATCAAAAATTGGAAagcaagtatatatataccaagTATTTTAACATTACttaataaagttttaaaatgaCATATAGTACGTAATTATGGTTGTAGTATGAATTGTAGGTACGTATGTATAGTGAAGCAATGAAGGATATATGTGGAGGTAGCAAGCTTAGCttctgaaattaattaaaaggtaTGAAGATAACTTTCCAGAATGGTCGGcaataacaattattatatatgtacacagCAACATGATGTTGATGGTGATTCTGACGactttttgagaaattaagatatattaatgatgttgACCACG
The window above is part of the Sesamum indicum cultivar Zhongzhi No. 13 linkage group LG2, S_indicum_v1.0, whole genome shotgun sequence genome. Proteins encoded here:
- the LOC105156706 gene encoding F-box protein At1g67340, with translation MRTRRGLCYPKLMNRCVDDNIGMVKRRKVELAGDNLACRKRLKTSPVVAGECDFFDALPDDLLLSILCKLSSTAACPADFINVLITCKRLNGLGLHSLVLSRASQKMLAVKAQNWSESSHRFLKLCADSGNVEACYTLGMIRFYCLQNRGSGASLMAKAAISSHASALYSLAVIQFNGSGGTKSDKDLRAGVALCARAAFLGHVDALRELGHCLQDGYGVKQNIAEGRRFLVQANARELAIVLAANPSAVVPRSWLTCNTHRHAAGGGCPLLSDFGCNVPAPEAHPANRFLSEWFSGRNGGIPGPGLRLCSHSGCGRPETRRHEFRRCSVCGAVNYCSRACQALDWKLRHKVECTPAERWADEDGENEGNNILNGGGNVNGEEAMEES